A window from Danio aesculapii chromosome 6, fDanAes4.1, whole genome shotgun sequence encodes these proteins:
- the ddi2 gene encoding protein DDI1 homolog 2 isoform X2, with product MLLTVFCAPRDRSETTFALDVSPELELRDFLALCELESGIPAGEIQIIYAEQPLQDPTRALGNYGLKDGDVLVLRQAERLRAPPQPTVPGLPRIDFSSIAVPGTSSGQNRNRPQQAQRPSTTQPPPPQATTSPGSGVSPQGLDNPALLRDMLLANPHELSLLKERNPPLAEALLSGDLERFTKVLMEQQQDRARRDQERIKLLTADPFDLDAQAKIEEEIRQHNIEENMTIAMEEAPESFGQVVMLYINCKVNGHPVKAFVDSGAQMTIMSQACAERCNIMRLVDRRWAGIAKGVGTQKIIGRVHLAQVQIEGDFLPCSFSILEDQPMDMLLGLDMLKRHQCSIDLKKNVLLIGTTGTETRFLPEAELPECARLAYGPEGREEPRPDEIADRELAEAIQRSVQDSGQN from the exons ATGCTGCTCACCGTGTTTTGTGCACCGAGAGACCGCTCGGAAACCACTTTCGCCCTGGACGTGTCCCCGGAGCTTGAACTCAGGGATTTCTTGGCTCTTTGCGAACTAGAATCAGGAATACCAGCCGGGGAAATTCAG ATCATATATGCAGAGCAGCCTCTACAAGACCCCACCCGGGCCCTGGGGAACTATGGCCTGAAAGATGGAGATGTGCTAGTATTAAGACAAGCAGAGAGGTTACGAGCACCACCACAGCCCACAGTTCCAG GCCTGCCTCGCATCGACTTCAGTTCCATTGCTGTTCCTGGGACGTCCTCAGGCCAAAACAGAAACAGACCGCAACAAGCCCAGCGTCCCAGTACAACCCAGCCACCGCCACCCCAAGCCACCACTTCTCCAGGTTCAGGCGTTTCTCCTCAGGGATTGGACAACCCCGCCTTGCTTCGAGACATGTTGCTGGCAAATCCACATGAGCTGTCACTCCTGAAGGAGCGAAACCCTCCGCTTGCTGAAGCTCTACTGAGTGGAGATCTTG aGCGCTTCACTAAGGTGCTAATGGAGCAGCAGCAGGACCGAGCACGGAGAGATCAGGAGAGAATCAAACTGTTGACTGCAGATCCTTTTGACTTGGATGCTCAGGCCAAGATTGAGGAAGAAATCAG GCAGCACAATATTGAGGAGAATATGACCATTGCTATGGAAGAAGCACCTGAGAGTTTTGGCCAGGTTGTGATGCTCTATATCAACTGCAAAGTCAATGGACATCCAGTAAAGGCCTTTGTTGACTCGG GTGCCCAGATGACAATAATGAGCCAAGCATGTGCAGAGCGATGTAATATCATGCGCCTAGTGGACAGACGCTGGGCAGGCATTGCCAAAGGTGTTGGCACCCAGAAAATCATTGGCAGAGTTCATTTGG CCCAGGTGCAGATTGAAGGGGATTTTCTACCGTGCTCCTTCTCCATTTTGGAAGATCAGCCCATGGATATGCTGCTAGGCCTTGATATGCTAAAGAGACACCAG TGTTCTATAGACTTAAAGAAAAATGTCCTTCTTATTGGGACAACGGGTACAGAGACACGCTTTCTACCTGAGGCAGAGCTGCCTGAATGTGCTCGGCTAGCATACGGGCCAGAGGGACGAGAAGAGCCCCGGCCTGATGAGATTGCAGATCGAGAACTGGCTGAGGCAATACAAAGATCTGTACAGGACAGCG GACAGAACTGA
- the ddi2 gene encoding protein DDI1 homolog 2 isoform X1, translating to MLLTVFCAPRDRSETTFALDVSPELELRDFLALCELESGIPAGEIQIIYAEQPLQDPTRALGNYGLKDGDVLVLRQAERLRAPPQPTVPGLPRIDFSSIAVPGTSSGQNRNRPQQAQRPSTTQPPPPQATTSPGSGVSPQGLDNPALLRDMLLANPHELSLLKERNPPLAEALLSGDLERFTKVLMEQQQDRARRDQERIKLLTADPFDLDAQAKIEEEIRQHNIEENMTIAMEEAPESFGQVVMLYINCKVNGHPVKAFVDSGAQMTIMSQACAERCNIMRLVDRRWAGIAKGVGTQKIIGRVHLAQVQIEGDFLPCSFSILEDQPMDMLLGLDMLKRHQCSIDLKKNVLLIGTTGTETRFLPEAELPECARLAYGPEGREEPRPDEIADRELAEAIQRSVQDSDFEDGKTTSPQSLPFKPLNQPTSSASSYPHSLTLDRSRSAPASMNQGVTPIEISTPIESSPLQPLTVGEPSSDFPDDTIRSQSQGLADATSSSLQTDADAPIPSTLPSQEPFSSTVPEDNEVTGSIATGDYSNPMDTILGKSITSSGTVSTEAPFIVINPSSQTQTLDQEMDMDVSYNAKPEIGHDLSDQFQSTQGDVTEDASGAHSQLMSVPDLNLEPCSAEPATSSVLPDSEKSVMPYERDHLEVDNVPPLAQALKELHKLLMSSSWPTVSGRIPLSHPNGTAPSVDVDELNLDSDARNHTTLNPTADPFSNTATTDDKGEESVAKADLTSRSVRDSPDLHSSNSWHTENQLSKQTDPMLEQTIQHPLPDGNHDLDFESSVSVTSSQGDCELPEDQQGNDIVGEKTSGIDISADLSQQHLLSVAAGPSTHPNLGSVASSQSQAPEMDPVFLGDAIQPAPQPSMGQFPLEHIHRIQASGFSAREAAEALEQAQGSVELALLVLLARNITVPT from the exons ATGCTGCTCACCGTGTTTTGTGCACCGAGAGACCGCTCGGAAACCACTTTCGCCCTGGACGTGTCCCCGGAGCTTGAACTCAGGGATTTCTTGGCTCTTTGCGAACTAGAATCAGGAATACCAGCCGGGGAAATTCAG ATCATATATGCAGAGCAGCCTCTACAAGACCCCACCCGGGCCCTGGGGAACTATGGCCTGAAAGATGGAGATGTGCTAGTATTAAGACAAGCAGAGAGGTTACGAGCACCACCACAGCCCACAGTTCCAG GCCTGCCTCGCATCGACTTCAGTTCCATTGCTGTTCCTGGGACGTCCTCAGGCCAAAACAGAAACAGACCGCAACAAGCCCAGCGTCCCAGTACAACCCAGCCACCGCCACCCCAAGCCACCACTTCTCCAGGTTCAGGCGTTTCTCCTCAGGGATTGGACAACCCCGCCTTGCTTCGAGACATGTTGCTGGCAAATCCACATGAGCTGTCACTCCTGAAGGAGCGAAACCCTCCGCTTGCTGAAGCTCTACTGAGTGGAGATCTTG aGCGCTTCACTAAGGTGCTAATGGAGCAGCAGCAGGACCGAGCACGGAGAGATCAGGAGAGAATCAAACTGTTGACTGCAGATCCTTTTGACTTGGATGCTCAGGCCAAGATTGAGGAAGAAATCAG GCAGCACAATATTGAGGAGAATATGACCATTGCTATGGAAGAAGCACCTGAGAGTTTTGGCCAGGTTGTGATGCTCTATATCAACTGCAAAGTCAATGGACATCCAGTAAAGGCCTTTGTTGACTCGG GTGCCCAGATGACAATAATGAGCCAAGCATGTGCAGAGCGATGTAATATCATGCGCCTAGTGGACAGACGCTGGGCAGGCATTGCCAAAGGTGTTGGCACCCAGAAAATCATTGGCAGAGTTCATTTGG CCCAGGTGCAGATTGAAGGGGATTTTCTACCGTGCTCCTTCTCCATTTTGGAAGATCAGCCCATGGATATGCTGCTAGGCCTTGATATGCTAAAGAGACACCAG TGTTCTATAGACTTAAAGAAAAATGTCCTTCTTATTGGGACAACGGGTACAGAGACACGCTTTCTACCTGAGGCAGAGCTGCCTGAATGTGCTCGGCTAGCATACGGGCCAGAGGGACGAGAAGAGCCCCGGCCTGATGAGATTGCAGATCGAGAACTGGCTGAGGCAATACAAAGATCTGTACAGGACAGCG ATTTTGAAGATGGAAAAACTACCTCACCACAATCCCTGCCCTTTAAACCTCTCAACCAACCAACGTCTTCAGCCTCGAGTTATCCCCACAGTCTCACACTAGACCGGTCCAGGTCTGCCCCAGCCTCTATGAACCAGGGAGTGACCCCAATTGAAATTTCCACACCGATTGAATCTTCTCCACTTCAACCATTGACTGTGGGTGAACCCTCTTCAGATTTCCCTGATGACACCATCAGATCTCAGTCCCAAGGACTGGCAGATGCCACATCATCCAGCTTGCAGACAGATGCAGATGCTCCCATCCCAAGCACTCTTCCCTCTCAGGAACCATTCTCTAGTACTGTGCCCGAGGACAATGAAGTGACCGGCAGCATAGCTACAGGAGATTACAGCAATCCAATGGACACCATTTTGGGGAAGTCTATCACTTCCTCAGGGACTGTATCGACAGAAGCTCCTTTTATTGTCATTAACCCAAGCTCCCAGACTCAGACACTGGATCAGGAAATGGACATGGATGTTTCTTACAATGCAAAACCAGAAATTGGCCATGACTTGTCTGATCAGTTTCAGAGTACCCAAGGGGATGTAACTGAAGATGCTTCAGGGGCTCATTCACAACTTATGTCTGTTCCAGATTTGAACCTTGAACCCTGTTCTGCTGAGCCAGCCACTTCTTCTGTCCTTCCAGACTCTGAAAAGAGTGTAATGCCCTATGAAAGAGACCATTTAGAAGTGGATAACGTACCTCCTCTGGCTCAAGCCCTTAAAGAGCTCCATAAACTTCTTATGTCTAGTAGTTGGCCAACAGTTTCTGGAAGGATTCCTCTATCTCACCCTAATGGTACAGCACCAAGTGTAGATGTAGATGAGCTGAATCTGGATTCTGATGCAAGAAACCACACCACTCTGAACCCGACTGCTGACCCATTTTCTAATACTGCCACAACAGATGACAAAGGGGAGGAAAGTGTTGCCAAAGCTGACTTGACTTCACGATCAGTGAGGGATTCTCCAGATTTACACTCGAGCAATTCATGGCACACAGAGAACCAACTTTCTAAACAGACGGATCCAATGTTGGAACAAACCATTCAGCACCCTCTTCCTGACGGAAACCATGACCTTGATTTTGAAAGTTCAGTATCGGTTACTTCTTCCCAAGGAGATTGTGAACTCCCTGAGGATCAGCAAGGGAATGACATTGTGGGTGAAAAAACCTCAGGCATTGACATCTCAGCTGACCTGTCTCAGCAACACCTGCTTTCTGTAGCAGCTGGCCCATCAACCCATCCCAACCTTGGGTCTGTTGCATCTTCTCAAAGTCAAGCCCCTGAGATGGATCCTGTTTTTCTTGGAGATGCCATCCAGCCTGCACCACAGCCCTCGATGGGACAGTTTCCACTAGAGCACATTCATAGGATCCAGGCTTCTGGGTTCTCAGCCCGTGAGGCTGCTGAGGCACTGGAACAGGCTCAAGGAAGTGTGGAGCTTGCCTTATTGGTGCTGCTTGCACGAAACATCACTGTGCCCACTTAG